In Janthinobacterium sp. 67, a genomic segment contains:
- a CDS encoding peptidoglycan D,D-transpeptidase FtsI family protein, translating into MKLGGNSNGRVAASKGVPFSKNPVLAVRLPVWRSRVVLFLLFFAFAGLGARALWLQGVSTQFLQKQGKARYERTLELPATRGKITDRNGQVLASSVPVKAIWAIPDDVLQATPEKINALAGLLEMNVNELRKKLDSDRSFVYLKRQVEMDVADKISKLGIDGIDERKEYKRFYPQGEVMTHVVGFTNVEDVGQESMELAQQKTLVGTTGSRRVIKDRLGHIVEDIGFIHEPHDGKDLTLSVDSKIQYIAFTQLKEAVEKFNAKAGGAVVLDVHTGEVLALANYPSYDPNDRRKLTGQQLRNRVMTDTFEPGSTLKPITVSLALDTGRVKPGTLIDTGPGRYTIADRTITDTKPHGVISVAEIIEMSSNIGTSKIALGMPSQEMWEMFTKVGFGQQPKWGFPGAVAGRVRPYKSWRPVEQATMSYGNGISVSLIQLARSYMMFARDGDTIPLSFQKVNELPVGQQVIKPKTAAEMRAMLELVVSGAHGSAKRAQVAGYRVGGKTGTAYKVENGRYAMPRKYIGSFVGMVPMSAPRFIIAVMIDEPTGPAHYGGQVAAPAFAAIATNALRAMNVPPDSSVTEIVVPANAGPEAM; encoded by the coding sequence ATGAAGTTGGGCGGTAATAGCAACGGCCGGGTGGCGGCATCGAAAGGCGTGCCATTCTCGAAGAACCCCGTACTGGCGGTGCGTCTGCCCGTCTGGCGTTCGCGCGTCGTGCTGTTCCTGCTGTTCTTCGCTTTCGCCGGCCTGGGGGCGCGCGCGCTGTGGCTGCAGGGCGTGTCGACGCAGTTCCTGCAAAAGCAGGGCAAGGCACGCTATGAGCGCACCCTGGAATTGCCGGCCACGCGCGGCAAGATCACCGACCGCAATGGCCAGGTGCTCGCCTCGTCCGTCCCCGTGAAAGCCATCTGGGCCATTCCCGACGACGTGCTGCAGGCAACACCCGAAAAAATCAATGCGCTGGCCGGCCTGCTGGAAATGAACGTCAACGAATTGCGCAAGAAGCTCGATTCGGACCGCAGCTTCGTTTACCTGAAACGCCAGGTCGAGATGGACGTGGCCGACAAGATTTCCAAGCTGGGCATCGACGGCATCGACGAACGCAAGGAATACAAGCGCTTCTATCCGCAGGGCGAAGTGATGACCCACGTGGTCGGCTTTACCAACGTGGAAGACGTGGGCCAGGAAAGCATGGAACTGGCGCAGCAGAAAACCCTCGTCGGCACCACCGGCAGCCGCCGCGTGATCAAGGACCGCCTGGGCCACATCGTCGAAGACATCGGCTTCATCCACGAACCGCACGACGGCAAGGACCTGACCCTGTCCGTCGACAGCAAGATCCAGTACATCGCCTTCACGCAGCTGAAGGAAGCGGTGGAGAAATTCAACGCCAAGGCCGGCGGCGCCGTGGTGCTCGACGTGCACACGGGCGAAGTGCTGGCCCTGGCCAATTACCCGAGCTACGACCCGAACGACCGCCGCAAGCTCACGGGCCAGCAGCTGCGCAACCGCGTCATGACCGATACCTTCGAACCCGGTTCGACCCTGAAGCCGATCACGGTCTCGCTGGCGCTCGACACGGGCCGCGTCAAGCCGGGCACCCTGATCGACACGGGCCCGGGCCGCTATACCATCGCCGACCGCACGATCACCGACACCAAGCCGCATGGCGTGATCAGCGTGGCCGAGATCATCGAAATGTCGTCGAACATCGGCACCTCGAAGATTGCGCTGGGCATGCCGTCGCAGGAAATGTGGGAAATGTTTACCAAGGTGGGCTTCGGCCAGCAGCCGAAATGGGGCTTCCCTGGCGCCGTGGCCGGCAGAGTACGGCCCTATAAATCGTGGCGCCCGGTGGAGCAGGCGACCATGAGCTACGGTAACGGCATTTCCGTGTCGCTGATCCAGCTGGCGCGCTCCTACATGATGTTCGCGCGCGATGGCGACACGATTCCCCTGTCGTTCCAGAAGGTCAATGAACTGCCCGTGGGCCAGCAAGTGATCAAGCCGAAGACGGCCGCCGAAATGCGCGCCATGCTCGAACTGGTGGTCTCCGGCGCGCACGGCTCGGCCAAGCGTGCCCAGGTCGCCGGCTACCGCGTGGGCGGCAAGACGGGTACCGCCTACAAGGTTGAAAACGGCCGCTATGCGATGCCGCGCAAATACATCGGCTCTTTCGTGGGCATGGTGCCGATGTCGGCGCCGCGCTTCATCATTGCCGTGATGATCGATGAACCGACTGGCCCCGCCCACTATGGCGGCCAGGTTGCCGCTCCCGCTTTCGCGGCGATTGCGACCAACGCGCTGCGCGCGATGAACGTGCCGCCCGATTCCTCCGTTACCGAAATCGTGGTCCCGGCCAATGCCGGCCCGGAGGCCATGTGA
- the mraY gene encoding phospho-N-acetylmuramoyl-pentapeptide-transferase yields the protein MLLWLAHYFQDDIGPLRVFNFITFRAVFATLTAILIGLCAGPAVIRMLTRMKVGQAVRTDGPQTHLKKHGTPTMGGVLILIAIGISTLLWADLSNRFIWPVLIVTLGFGAVGWADDYRKVVHQDPEGMRSREKYFWQSLIGIVAAFYLAFSVSVSEPDAGHVWNLIYAWVQSGFAMDLPPKADLIVPFFKTISYPLGVWGFIALTYCVIVGTSNAVNFTDGLDGLAIMPTVMVGTALGLFAYLTGNATYARYLFIPHIPGAGELVIFCGALAGSGLAFLWYNTHPAKVFMGDVGALALGGALGTIAVIVRQEIVLFIMGGIFVVETLSVIIQVVWFKYTKKRFGAGRRVFLMAPLHHHFEQKGWKETQVVVRFWIITMMLVLLGLTTLKLR from the coding sequence ATGCTGCTCTGGCTCGCTCATTATTTCCAGGACGACATTGGCCCACTGCGGGTCTTTAACTTCATCACGTTCCGCGCCGTCTTCGCCACCCTGACGGCGATCCTGATCGGCCTGTGCGCCGGTCCCGCCGTGATCCGCATGCTCACGCGCATGAAGGTCGGCCAGGCCGTGCGTACGGACGGCCCGCAAACGCATCTGAAAAAACACGGCACGCCCACCATGGGCGGTGTGCTGATCCTCATCGCCATCGGCATTTCCACCCTGCTGTGGGCCGACCTGTCGAACCGCTTCATCTGGCCGGTCTTGATCGTCACCCTGGGCTTTGGCGCCGTCGGCTGGGCCGACGACTACCGCAAGGTGGTGCACCAGGACCCGGAAGGCATGCGCTCGCGCGAAAAATACTTCTGGCAGTCGCTGATCGGCATCGTCGCCGCGTTTTACCTGGCGTTTTCCGTCTCCGTGTCGGAACCTGACGCGGGCCACGTGTGGAATCTGATCTACGCCTGGGTACAGTCCGGCTTCGCCATGGACCTGCCGCCGAAGGCCGATCTGATCGTACCGTTCTTCAAGACCATCAGCTATCCGTTGGGCGTGTGGGGTTTCATCGCGCTGACCTATTGCGTCATCGTCGGCACCAGCAACGCCGTCAATTTTACCGATGGTCTCGATGGCCTGGCCATCATGCCGACCGTGATGGTGGGCACCGCCCTGGGCCTGTTCGCCTACCTGACGGGTAACGCCACCTATGCGCGCTACCTGTTCATCCCGCACATTCCGGGCGCCGGCGAACTGGTGATCTTCTGCGGCGCGCTGGCCGGTTCCGGCCTGGCCTTCCTCTGGTATAACACGCACCCCGCGAAAGTGTTCATGGGCGACGTGGGCGCGCTGGCACTGGGCGGCGCACTGGGCACCATCGCCGTCATCGTGCGTCAGGAAATCGTCCTGTTCATCATGGGCGGCATCTTCGTCGTCGAAACGCTGTCCGTGATCATCCAGGTCGTCTGGTTCAAGTACACCAAGAAGCGCTTTGGCGCCGGCCGCCGCGTCTTCCTGATGGCGCCATTGCATCACCATTTTGAACAAAAAGGCTGGAAAGAGACGCAGGTTGTCGTGCGTTTCTGGATCATCACCATGATGCTGGTGCTGCTCGGCCTGACCACCTTGAAGCTGCGCTGA
- the rsmH gene encoding 16S rRNA (cytosine(1402)-N(4))-methyltransferase RsmH: MTQLTVPEFQHRTVLLDEAVDALDLSGDRAHGVYVDGTFGRGGHSRLILSRLAPDARLIGFDKDLQAIATAEQIADPRFQIVHDSFATMTASLAERGVRQVDGILLDLGISSPQVDDAARGFSFRNDGPLDMRMDTTRGISAAEWLAVETEQNLEKVIRDYGEERFAFQIAKAIVAGRAVQPISSTRQLAGIVAGAVKTREKGKDPATRTFQAIRIFINKELEDLEIGLNQAYACLAPGARMAVISFHSLEDRMVKRFFASKANVVQPDRRLPIRAVDLPQPEMKLISKMKPSDAEIEGNPRSRSAVMRVAQRLPLAAPANGGAR; encoded by the coding sequence ATGACACAACTCACGGTGCCGGAATTTCAGCATCGCACGGTGCTGCTCGATGAAGCGGTCGATGCGCTCGACCTGTCGGGCGACCGCGCGCACGGCGTTTACGTCGACGGCACGTTCGGCCGCGGCGGCCATAGCCGATTGATTTTGTCGCGCCTGGCGCCCGACGCGCGCCTGATCGGCTTCGACAAGGACTTGCAAGCGATCGCCACGGCCGAACAGATCGCCGACCCCCGTTTCCAGATCGTCCATGACAGCTTTGCCACCATGACGGCCAGCCTGGCCGAACGCGGCGTGCGGCAGGTGGACGGCATTTTGCTTGACCTGGGCATCTCGTCGCCGCAAGTCGACGACGCGGCGCGCGGTTTCAGCTTCCGCAACGACGGACCGCTGGACATGCGCATGGATACCACGCGCGGCATCTCTGCGGCCGAGTGGCTGGCCGTGGAGACCGAGCAGAATTTAGAGAAAGTGATACGCGATTATGGGGAAGAACGGTTTGCTTTTCAGATTGCAAAGGCGATTGTTGCTGGCCGGGCAGTCCAGCCAATTTCAAGCACACGACAGCTTGCCGGCATCGTGGCAGGCGCCGTCAAGACCCGCGAGAAGGGTAAGGACCCCGCTACCCGCACCTTTCAGGCCATACGCATTTTCATTAACAAAGAGCTCGAGGATCTCGAGATCGGCCTGAACCAGGCGTATGCCTGCCTGGCGCCCGGCGCGCGCATGGCCGTGATCAGTTTTCATTCGCTGGAAGACCGCATGGTCAAGCGCTTCTTCGCTTCGAAGGCGAACGTGGTGCAGCCTGACCGCCGCCTGCCGATTCGCGCCGTGGACTTGCCGCAGCCGGAAATGAAGCTGATTTCGAAGATGAAGCCGTCCGATGCCGAGATCGAGGGCAACCCGCGCTCGCGTTCGGCCGTGATGCGCGTGGCGCAGCGTTTGCCGCTGGCCGCTCCTGCAAACGGCGGCGCCCGATGA
- a CDS encoding UDP-N-acetylmuramoyl-tripeptide--D-alanyl-D-alanine ligase has protein sequence MHASLTELMPSLQGAQLTGDAVFDGVSTDSRSAPAGSLFVALRGESFDAHDFLDQVAARGVAAVVVERLPEGWDSGKVPAIVVADTLVALGRIANHWRGRFNLPVIGVTGSNGKTTVKEMISSILAAAFGEEGRLATRGNLNNEIGVPLTLFRLSGEHKAAVIEMGMNHPGEIARLAAIAAPTLAMVNNAQREHQEFMHTVEAVARENGAALAALADDGVAVFPHGDEFTPVWRELAGARAVITFGLSKDADVSCTHRAAEDFGSDLFVSVRARDGGLRQFFVGLQAAGEHNVRNALAAVACAVGAGIAIEHIQQGLEAFSPVNGRLQKKRAANGATIIDDTYNANPDSARAAIDVLAQAAAPRILVLGEMGEVGTQGQQFHEEIGAYAAAKGIEHVLATGGLARHLVNAAQVAASRESGTVVEYFEQFDGLLAALDAHLSGRSDATVLIKGSRFMKMERAVQHLIGSNNNNKEAH, from the coding sequence ATGCACGCAAGCCTGACGGAACTGATGCCATCGCTGCAAGGCGCGCAGCTGACGGGCGACGCCGTTTTTGACGGCGTCTCGACCGACAGCCGCAGCGCCCCGGCCGGCTCGCTGTTCGTCGCCCTGCGCGGCGAGAGTTTCGACGCCCACGATTTCCTCGATCAGGTGGCCGCGCGCGGCGTCGCCGCCGTGGTGGTCGAGCGCCTGCCCGAAGGCTGGGACAGCGGCAAGGTGCCGGCCATCGTGGTGGCCGATACCTTGGTGGCGCTGGGCCGCATTGCCAACCACTGGCGCGGCCGCTTCAATTTGCCTGTCATCGGCGTCACCGGCAGCAACGGCAAGACCACCGTCAAGGAGATGATTTCGTCCATCCTGGCGGCGGCCTTCGGCGAAGAAGGCCGGCTGGCCACGCGCGGCAACCTGAATAACGAGATCGGCGTGCCGCTGACCCTGTTCCGCCTGAGCGGGGAGCACAAGGCGGCCGTCATCGAGATGGGCATGAACCATCCTGGCGAGATCGCCCGCCTGGCCGCGATTGCCGCGCCGACCCTGGCGATGGTCAACAACGCGCAGCGCGAACACCAGGAATTCATGCATACGGTGGAAGCCGTGGCGCGCGAGAACGGCGCCGCGCTGGCGGCCCTGGCCGACGACGGCGTGGCCGTCTTCCCGCATGGCGACGAATTCACACCCGTGTGGCGCGAGCTGGCCGGCGCTCGCGCCGTCATCACCTTCGGCCTGTCGAAAGACGCCGACGTCAGTTGCACGCACCGCGCGGCCGAGGATTTTGGCAGCGACCTGTTCGTCAGCGTGCGCGCACGGGACGGCGGCTTGCGCCAGTTTTTTGTCGGCCTGCAGGCGGCGGGCGAACACAATGTGCGCAATGCGCTGGCGGCCGTGGCATGCGCCGTCGGCGCCGGCATCGCCATCGAACATATTCAGCAGGGCCTGGAGGCATTTTCTCCCGTGAATGGCCGCCTGCAGAAAAAACGTGCCGCCAATGGCGCCACCATCATCGACGACACGTATAACGCCAATCCGGATTCGGCGCGCGCGGCCATCGATGTGCTGGCGCAGGCCGCGGCACCACGCATCCTGGTGCTTGGCGAGATGGGCGAAGTCGGCACGCAGGGGCAGCAGTTCCACGAAGAGATCGGCGCCTACGCCGCCGCCAAAGGCATCGAACACGTGCTGGCGACGGGCGGCCTGGCGCGCCATCTGGTCAATGCGGCGCAGGTCGCCGCGAGCCGGGAATCAGGCACGGTCGTGGAGTATTTCGAACAGTTCGACGGTTTGCTGGCGGCGCTCGATGCGCATTTGTCCGGCCGTTCGGATGCAACAGTATTAATCAAGGGCTCCCGTTTCATGAAGATGGAACGGGCCGTGCAGCATTTGATTGGTTCAAACAACAATAACAAGGAAGCTCACTAA
- the ftsL gene encoding cell division protein FtsL, with product MTGKLCVVLSALLVCCGLSLVNAQYQSRHLLIDLERAQALSRQLDIDWAQLQLDQSTLGKHERIESIARRDLSMTPLTAARTQYLTEGE from the coding sequence ATGACTGGCAAGCTGTGTGTCGTGCTGTCGGCCCTGCTGGTGTGCTGCGGCCTGTCGCTGGTGAACGCGCAGTACCAGTCGCGCCACCTGCTGATCGACCTGGAACGCGCGCAAGCGCTGTCGCGCCAGCTCGATATCGACTGGGCGCAGCTGCAGCTGGACCAGTCCACTTTGGGCAAGCATGAACGCATCGAATCGATCGCACGGCGCGACCTGAGCATGACGCCGCTGACGGCGGCGCGTACGCAATACCTGACGGAGGGCGAATAA
- a CDS encoding UDP-N-acetylmuramoyl-L-alanyl-D-glutamate--2,6-diaminopimelate ligase: protein MTIQDISLWIKTAAPSGQLTSDSRRVQRGDVFFAYAGATQFIAAAIAQGAAAIVHDAVEWNAAWTVPHLLVSDLKRLAGPVAHVFYGMPDSAMFSAGVTGTNGKTSCALWLAQALARLGVTSSVIGTLGVGLCKPRGAIEFDVTGYTTPDAVLLARKLAVMRDAGAQAVAIEVSSIGLDQERAAGMHFDVAMFTNLTRDHLDYHGDMAAYEAAKVKLFDWPGLKTAVINLDDAMGLRLARHVDGKLSGQYPVIGYTLQDAAALPDLPGVLMLRASQFRSRNAGTDFHLECPLGVALVKTQLVGHFNISNALAVLGALLAHGTGLRAAIDGIESLQPAPGRMQQVGGQEAPMVVIDYAHTPDALEKTLAALRQVAQERGGQLWCVFGCGGDRDPGKRPQMGAIAQLADHVLVTSDNPRSEDPHAIIAQIVAGMRADGPQPQAIEDRAAAILSAIKHAAKPDVILLAGKGHEPYQEIKGKKLPFSDADHAQLALSARLTMMRTN, encoded by the coding sequence ATGACCATACAAGACATCAGTTTGTGGATCAAAACGGCTGCCCCGTCCGGGCAGCTGACGTCCGATTCGCGCCGCGTGCAGCGCGGCGACGTGTTTTTCGCCTATGCGGGCGCCACGCAGTTCATCGCCGCCGCCATCGCGCAGGGCGCCGCCGCCATCGTGCATGACGCCGTCGAATGGAATGCCGCATGGACCGTGCCGCACCTGCTGGTCAGCGACCTGAAGCGCCTGGCCGGCCCCGTGGCGCATGTTTTTTACGGCATGCCCGACAGCGCCATGTTCAGCGCCGGCGTGACGGGCACGAATGGCAAGACCTCGTGCGCGCTGTGGCTGGCGCAAGCGCTGGCGCGCCTCGGTGTAACATCGTCCGTCATCGGTACCTTGGGCGTGGGCCTGTGCAAGCCGCGCGGCGCCATCGAGTTCGACGTCACCGGCTACACCACGCCGGACGCCGTGCTGCTGGCGCGCAAGCTCGCCGTCATGCGCGACGCCGGCGCGCAAGCGGTCGCCATCGAAGTGTCGTCGATCGGCCTGGACCAGGAACGCGCGGCGGGCATGCATTTCGACGTGGCCATGTTTACCAATCTGACGCGCGACCACCTCGACTACCACGGCGACATGGCGGCCTACGAGGCGGCCAAGGTAAAACTGTTCGACTGGCCAGGCTTGAAAACGGCCGTCATCAACCTCGACGATGCCATGGGCCTGCGCCTGGCGCGCCACGTGGACGGCAAGCTGTCCGGCCAATACCCGGTCATCGGCTACACCTTGCAGGATGCGGCGGCCTTGCCCGACTTGCCGGGCGTATTGATGCTGCGCGCCAGCCAGTTCCGCAGCCGCAATGCCGGCACCGACTTCCACCTGGAATGCCCGCTCGGCGTGGCGCTGGTCAAGACGCAGCTGGTGGGCCACTTCAATATCAGCAACGCGCTGGCCGTGCTGGGCGCCTTGCTGGCGCACGGCACCGGCCTGCGCGCCGCCATCGACGGCATCGAATCGCTGCAGCCGGCCCCGGGCCGCATGCAGCAGGTGGGCGGCCAGGAAGCGCCGATGGTCGTCATCGATTACGCGCATACGCCGGACGCGCTGGAAAAAACCCTGGCCGCCTTGCGCCAGGTGGCGCAGGAGCGGGGCGGCCAGCTGTGGTGCGTGTTCGGCTGCGGCGGCGACCGCGATCCGGGCAAGCGCCCGCAGATGGGCGCCATCGCGCAGCTGGCCGATCATGTGCTGGTCACCAGCGACAATCCGCGCAGCGAAGACCCGCACGCCATCATCGCGCAGATCGTCGCCGGCATGCGCGCCGACGGCCCGCAGCCGCAAGCCATCGAAGACCGCGCCGCCGCCATCCTGTCGGCCATCAAGCACGCGGCCAAGCCGGACGTGATCCTGCTGGCGGGCAAGGGCCATGAGCCATACCAGGAAATCAAGGGCAAGAAACTGCCGTTCTCCGATGCCGACCATGCGCAGCTGGCCCTGTCCGCGCGCCTGACGATGATGAGGACGAACTGA
- the murD gene encoding UDP-N-acetylmuramoyl-L-alanine--D-glutamate ligase: MMYDAKTALVLGLGESGLAMALWLARSGALVRVADTRETPERLAALQAAVPQAQFIAGAFTADLLDGVDFVAVSPGLAPQRELAHIVPAAAEKNIPVWGEIELFAQALAALKAERGYAPKVVAITGTNGKTTVTSLVGLLCERAGLATRVAGNISPAALDVLREVLDAEPAPQPVAEGEEAAEPVASTLPQAWILELSSFQLHTTFSLQADAATVLNLSQDHLDWHGDMAAYAADKARIFGDETVRILNRDDAAVMHMADPLVETITFGTGEPAEVDSFGLVNERGIFWLAQAVPSEEVIEKKRRKNDPAPEPVPTMAKKLMPADALKIRGQHNASNALAALALCRAIGLPFAPLLHGLREYQGEPHRVELITAVNDVEYYDDSKGTNVGATVAALFGLGKAFGGAEQRLVLIAGGDGKGQDFSPLAEPVSRYVRAVVLIGRDAPALRAALEPAGVDIVDCATLPEAVKRASSLALAGDAVLLSPACASLDMFKNYAHRAQVFVDAVRDIALENGQDI, encoded by the coding sequence ATGATGTACGACGCTAAAACCGCACTGGTACTGGGCCTCGGCGAATCGGGGCTGGCGATGGCCCTGTGGCTGGCCCGCAGCGGTGCGCTGGTCCGCGTGGCAGATACAAGGGAAACCCCTGAGCGCCTGGCCGCGCTGCAGGCCGCCGTGCCGCAGGCGCAGTTCATCGCCGGCGCCTTCACGGCCGACCTGCTCGATGGCGTCGATTTCGTCGCCGTCAGCCCTGGCCTGGCGCCGCAGCGCGAACTGGCGCACATCGTGCCGGCCGCAGCTGAAAAGAATATCCCCGTGTGGGGCGAGATCGAACTGTTCGCGCAGGCGCTGGCCGCGCTCAAGGCGGAACGCGGCTATGCGCCGAAAGTCGTCGCCATCACGGGCACGAATGGCAAGACGACGGTGACCAGCCTGGTGGGTCTGCTGTGCGAACGCGCGGGCCTGGCCACGCGCGTGGCCGGCAATATCAGCCCGGCCGCGCTCGACGTGCTGCGCGAAGTGCTCGACGCCGAACCGGCGCCACAGCCTGTGGCTGAAGGAGAAGAAGCGGCGGAACCCGTCGCCAGCACCCTGCCGCAGGCGTGGATACTCGAGCTGTCCAGCTTCCAGCTGCACACGACGTTCAGTCTGCAGGCCGATGCGGCCACGGTCCTGAACCTGTCGCAGGATCACCTGGACTGGCATGGCGACATGGCCGCCTACGCAGCCGACAAGGCGCGCATCTTCGGCGACGAGACCGTGCGCATCCTGAACCGCGACGATGCGGCCGTCATGCACATGGCCGATCCGCTGGTCGAGACGATCACCTTCGGCACGGGCGAGCCGGCGGAAGTGGACAGCTTTGGCCTGGTCAATGAACGCGGTATCTTCTGGCTGGCGCAAGCCGTGCCCAGCGAAGAAGTGATCGAGAAAAAGCGCAGGAAGAACGATCCGGCGCCGGAACCGGTGCCGACGATGGCGAAAAAACTGATGCCGGCCGACGCGCTGAAAATCCGCGGCCAGCACAACGCTTCGAATGCGCTGGCGGCGCTGGCCCTGTGCCGCGCCATCGGTTTGCCATTCGCGCCGCTGCTGCACGGCTTGCGCGAATACCAGGGCGAGCCGCACCGCGTGGAGCTGATCACGGCCGTCAATGACGTCGAATACTACGACGACAGCAAGGGCACGAACGTGGGCGCGACAGTGGCCGCGCTGTTCGGCCTGGGCAAGGCGTTTGGCGGCGCGGAACAGCGCCTGGTGCTGATCGCCGGCGGCGACGGCAAGGGGCAGGATTTCTCGCCGCTGGCTGAACCCGTGTCGCGCTATGTGCGCGCCGTGGTGCTGATCGGCCGCGATGCGCCTGCGCTGCGCGCTGCCCTCGAGCCTGCCGGCGTGGACATCGTCGACTGCGCCACCTTGCCGGAAGCCGTCAAGCGCGCCAGCAGCCTGGCGCTGGCCGGCGATGCCGTGCTGCTGTCGCCCGCGTGCGCCAGCCTGGACATGTTCAAGAACTATGCGCACCGCGCGCAGGTGTTTGTCGACGCCGTGCGCGACATCGCCCTGGAAAACGGACAGGATATCTGA
- the ftsW gene encoding putative lipid II flippase FtsW gives MAFQLPFSFGSGSAAKPLDSRARQSKMMDYDKPLVWVVLLLMLLGMVMVYSASISLSDARKFAAYTNNYFVVRQALFIGVSVIVGAMVFRIPVATWQKMAPWLFIGTLVLLVMVLIPGLGVSVNGGRRWLNLPGLRPQPSELMKVVMVLYAADYTVRKQEYMHKLTKGFMPMALAVSFVGLLLLMEPDLGAFGVIVCIAMGILFLGGVNAIWFGGIGAMLTAIFVTIIALSKFRRERFFAYLDPWQEDNALNKAYQLTHSLIAFGRGELFGVGLGGSVEKLHYLPEAHTDFLLAVIGEELGLVGVLVVIGMFYWIIKRAFDIGRQAIAIDQTFAGLTAKGIAIWIGVQTFINMGVNLGLLPTKGLTLPLMSYGGTGVLINCIGLAILLRIDYENRILMRGGRL, from the coding sequence ATGGCCTTCCAACTGCCCTTCAGCTTTGGTTCCGGCTCGGCTGCCAAGCCGCTGGATAGCCGCGCGCGGCAGTCGAAGATGATGGACTACGACAAGCCGCTGGTGTGGGTCGTCCTGCTGCTCATGTTGCTGGGCATGGTGATGGTGTATTCGGCGTCGATCTCGCTGTCGGACGCGCGCAAGTTCGCCGCCTACACGAACAATTATTTTGTCGTGCGCCAGGCGCTGTTCATCGGCGTGTCGGTGATCGTTGGCGCGATGGTATTCCGCATCCCCGTCGCCACCTGGCAAAAGATGGCGCCGTGGCTGTTCATCGGCACCCTGGTGCTGCTGGTGATGGTGCTGATCCCGGGCCTGGGCGTATCGGTCAACGGCGGGCGCCGGTGGCTGAATTTGCCGGGCCTGCGGCCGCAGCCGTCCGAGCTGATGAAGGTGGTGATGGTGCTGTACGCGGCCGATTACACGGTGCGCAAGCAGGAATACATGCACAAGCTGACCAAGGGCTTCATGCCGATGGCGCTGGCCGTGAGCTTCGTCGGCCTGCTGCTGCTGATGGAGCCCGACCTGGGCGCTTTCGGCGTGATCGTCTGCATTGCCATGGGCATCCTGTTTTTGGGCGGCGTCAACGCCATCTGGTTCGGCGGCATCGGCGCCATGCTGACGGCGATCTTCGTCACCATCATCGCCCTGTCGAAATTCCGCCGCGAGCGGTTTTTTGCGTATCTCGATCCGTGGCAGGAAGACAATGCATTGAACAAGGCTTACCAGCTGACGCACTCGCTGATCGCCTTCGGGCGCGGCGAACTGTTTGGCGTGGGCCTGGGCGGCAGCGTGGAAAAACTCCATTACCTGCCTGAAGCGCACACGGACTTCTTGCTGGCCGTGATCGGCGAGGAACTGGGCCTGGTCGGCGTGCTGGTCGTGATCGGCATGTTCTACTGGATTATCAAGCGGGCGTTTGACATCGGCCGCCAGGCGATCGCCATCGACCAGACCTTCGCGGGCCTGACGGCGAAGGGCATCGCCATCTGGATCGGCGTGCAGACCTTCATCAACATGGGCGTGAACCTGGGCCTGCTGCCGACCAAGGGCCTGACCTTGCCCCTGATGAGTTATGGCGGCACGGGCGTACTGATTAACTGTATCGGCCTGGCGATTTTGCTGCGCATCGATTACGAAAACCGGATCCTGATGCGCGGAGGCCGGCTATGA
- the mraZ gene encoding division/cell wall cluster transcriptional repressor MraZ: MFQGASAINLDAKGRMSIPAKHRDALAIQCEGRLTLTKHPDGCLLFFPRPVWESHRQQIAAWPMSARAWQRIFLGNAVDVELDSAGRVLISPELRNAVGLAREVMMIGMGSHFEIWDAAKLAEKEQQAIDAGTPDVLSNFSF; this comes from the coding sequence GTGTTTCAAGGCGCGTCCGCAATCAATCTCGATGCCAAAGGCAGGATGTCTATCCCTGCCAAGCACCGTGACGCGCTGGCGATTCAATGCGAAGGCCGCTTGACCCTGACGAAACACCCCGATGGCTGCCTGCTGTTTTTCCCCCGTCCCGTGTGGGAAAGCCACCGCCAGCAAATCGCCGCCTGGCCCATGTCGGCGCGCGCCTGGCAGCGCATCTTCCTCGGCAACGCCGTTGACGTCGAGCTGGACTCGGCCGGCCGCGTGCTCATCTCGCCCGAATTGCGCAACGCCGTCGGACTGGCGCGCGAAGTCATGATGATCGGCATGGGCAGCCACTTTGAAATATGGGATGCCGCCAAATTGGCCGAAAAAGAACAGCAGGCGATCGATGCCGGCACCCCCGATGTACTTTCCAATTTTTCTTTCTAA